The Elaeis guineensis isolate ETL-2024a chromosome 5, EG11, whole genome shotgun sequence DNA segment TATTCCCAAACTTCAACCAAAAAATATTCTTAGTTGTCCGTGTTTTGGTACAAGGATACTAGCGATCTCCTCTATCTATATGGTCACGTCCCTCCACTTGCGATCTCTTGTTTTGAAGTTATGTGATGATTCCAATTAAATTTTTGTGGGAAAAACCAATAATTATTTTCTACATGACGACTTCCATCAGCGTTATGCCAGCTCTTCAACTTGTTCCACTGCTAGCTGCTTCACATCTGTAATAACATATATagatagtaaaatatttttaagctGATCCATCAcaaggaaaaaaattatttccatTTTCACGAACTCAGAATAGGATATATTTGCCATCTTTAATTTTCTAAACCACATCTTATAGATTACCGTTTGTATGCCCAGGTAAATAGAATTAGTCTTATGTGCTTTTAccaacaaaagaagaaaaagaagaagaaatcttgCGTATGTTATTTTTGTTCACTGTACCAATACACGATCCAGAAAAATCATAAATCTGAGAAGCACCCACAATAATGTTAAACTCTGGCAATCTATATGATGAGTAATCATTAATATGGGTAAGCTTTGGCAATCTGTATGCGAGTTGTCTTTGAGATTAATTTACTATAAAGCTCATCTTTTCTTTAAAAGAAGAAAAGCACTCAGCGTGCTCATGTTTGCTCTCATCACATGGTGGTTAAGAAGAATCCAGATCCCTTTTTGCTTGTTTTCTGATAGAACAAGAAAATAATCTCCATCAAACTTCCGTTTCCAGTAAGAAGATTCATACAGGTTACTTGACTATTTGCACCATATCTGTGATGAATTTGTTTTGAAATCATAAGTTTGTGCAATCGTCTGCAGCTAATTCCCCTTCTACATGCTTCATATAGGTCAATTGTCACAGCGATACTTTTgtggtgtgtgtatgtgtgtgtgtgtgtgtgtatatatatatatatatatatatatgtatgtgcctATGTGTgtttgcatgcatgcatgtatatatatacatataaatgatATGTAAATGTGTacatgtgtgtacacacacatattatatatatatatatatatcgtatATTTTTGTGATACTGAGAAAAAGTTCATAAactatatgaagaaaagaaacttCTATCTTTACCTTGTCATAATTTGCAAGATTGTGAATGTGTCGGCCAAAACTTCACCATCATAACAAATTTCACTAacgaaatttaataaatatatttattagtataTTTATAAGACGATCAACTTCTAGTGCCAAaggaaataaaataaataaatataacatCATTACATAGTTTTGCATAAAGTAGGAAATGAAGGTAGTGATACAGATGCTGACATCTCTCACTGATAAAATGTAGACCCGACTGCAGAGGTAATTGCTTTATCACCAAAAACCCTAATGGCAACAAATCGCTTTATTTGTGAAATTTGCCACAAGGGCTTCCAAAGGGACCAAAACCTCCAATTACACCGTCGATGCCACAACCTTCCGTGGAAGTTAAGGCCACAAACAAGCATCAAAATTCGAAAGAGAGTGTATGTATGCCCTGAACCCACATGTGTGCATCATAACCCGAGTCGTGCCCTCGGTGATCTCACCGGAATCAAGAAGCACTACTGCCGAAAGCATGGGGAGAAGAAATGGAATTGTGGCAAATGCTCCAAGAAGTATGCAGTACAGTCAGATTGGAAGGCTCACTCCAAGATCTGTGGAACTAGAGAGTACAAGTGCGACTGTGGCACCATCTTCTCCAGGTTAACACACATTCCTTGTTCATTCTATTTTTTGAGTAGTAGATGAAAGATAGTTACTTGTAGAGCAATTTTTAACAGCTCATTCTTAGAAAAACAGTAGTTGATTGTGACTATGTTAGAGATTGACATCCTAAGATCAATTCTTCTGGAACTTGGTCATGGGGCATGTGCTGGAGTTGGCACATTGTCCAAATAAGTGTACTTTGACCAAGTTGGACGCTTTCAGAGGTTGTATGTATAAAACCAAGCAATAATGTTAAGGGAATGAAATCTTGCACTCTTCCTTGGACTAGTGTTCTGTTGGAAATTAGTTGTCTTGACAAAAATTCTTGAACTTAGCATGAATGCAATGAAGGATTAGGATGAAACatggaaatttaaaaaaaaaaaaaaaattaggaatcCACCATGCCATTTATACTTCAGATTCTCTTTTTCTAGTAGTGAATAGAGCTGGagatatgataatttaatttcaCTTCTTAGTCCAACTGTTTATCAGTGATAGATGACAGCATTATTTAACCATCTTGATGAGGATGGCAAATAGAAAGATGGCATGGAATAATCAAAAgagcaaatttttatttttatttttcttttttgaatcagatattttaaattatttgagcATAAGTACATTTGTAAgagtaagaaaataaaatattacaaaaTTGAATAGGAATATCTACCAAAAAATCCATAAAGTAGATTTAGTGTGATTTGCCATATAAGAGATACATCAAGTCCATAAAGTTTGAAATATTTGGGTCAAGTTTATAAATAGATAAATTTGATTGCGGTGGCAAaaagtccatgtatttgatttTTGGGCCACGTGTGAGCTCAAAAAGTTTGACCTAATCCTGAGGTCCTTTTCAAGTTCAAACTTTGAGCTTATTTATAAAGGGCAAACAGGGAAAGTGAACTGCTAGCCTCTCCATGCAGAATATGATGTCCAACTTTGTTTATTAGCTCACATGCTCGTCACCTTTGATATAGACAAAGTGGATATTCACAACCCGGACTTCACTTGTTCACACCCCTATGGTTTCTAAACTACAAATGCTAAGTAACTTTGAGTCGCATAAAATTAAACAGCAACTCCAACTATATTGTatgggacttttttttttttttttgatgacagGAGGTAGCAGAGCTACCccctttttattaaaataaaaaacatgGGACTAATGAACTTTGCTTGCAGTCATTTTAGCTGCTTCTCCAATTGCACCCTATGAGCTATTTTATGGGAGTTCCATGTGTTTCTGAACTTGCATAAGTTGAATACAAGGAGAACAAAATGCCAATTGCTGCCATTAGACTTCGCAGCTATCTAATTATATACCTTTGGTTTGCTTTTGGTTGGTTCTAATGTTCAGCCTTGTAAAGTTTGATTAGTCATGACATGCAGATGGTAGTTTAGTTAAGCCAACCTATAATCAAAACTATCTAGCCTTTTTCCACTATTTATAGTGGATTGTTGATTAGGTTAGGCTTTTCCCTATAGTTTGTGCTCATTTCTGTCATCAAGGTTTATGACTATATATGGACATCATTTCTGTCATTAAACATTAATCTATATTTTGGATTTTTATCTTGCTTGACCTATATCATACTAAACAAAAATTGTTGATCCCACATATCTATTAAGATTATCATTATTTTTGAGGTAAAACTTTGTTGAAAAACCAGGTTTGATGGCATATTTATGTAAATATTAGAAAATAATGTCCAGTTCTCCTAAATACCTCTTCCATCTCATCTTTAATTCATATTATCTCTCTCCAAACTAAGTTACACCAGACTCATTCTGATTGTTGATTTCTTATCTAAATGCACTTGCACATGCCTGAATATTTtacaaaaaagggaaaaaattggAACTTGCTCAGGAAAAATCTGTTCAATTGCCCAATGGACGTCCCTTGGTTTGTTATGTTTGTCAAGTAAAGCTTGGATTCAGTATATGTAGGTTCATGTTGGGCACCGACAAAACTTTGCCTACTTGGCCGCTTCATCTAGAGGCACAATGAGGCCATATTCAGTTTTTTCGGTTCAGCATGCTTACCATTGTTACTGTACTAGTCCAAAGATGATTGATATTTCCTTTGATACACTGTCTTTGTTAGCCACATTAttagactatatatatatatatatatatatatatacatatatacacacacacacacatatatacatatacatatatccaTATTTAAGTCTAATAGGTTCCATGTTAGAAATGGCTCTAGGATTCAAACCCATCCCTTTTCCACAACAGGCTTCCAAGATAATTTTTCATCAGTATTATCAAGTTAAAACTATTGTACTGTTTAGTTCAAGCCAAAAAGTATCGCCTTGTAAAGTTCTAAACTGTTTTGCTGTATTTCACaggagagagagcttcatcactCATAGGGTCTTCTGTGATGCTTTAGTCCAAGAGAACAAGCTAAACCAACCACTCATGGTCACCATGACCTCAAGCTTACAAGGCCAAGCTCCCAATCTCATAATGCCCATCAACACCAATGCCATCCCCATCGGCCTCTCCAGCCTCAGCCACAATGACGTCAAGAGTCCACCACTTAGGACCCTCTCTAGCAACCTTTTGCCGACTTCCTTTCAATATGTCGACATGGCCGAAACCTTCTATAGCCCAAGGATCATTCCCTCCTCAAGCCTTCGGCTGAGCGGGAGTGGCCCAATGGCCTTCAATGAGCTTGGTGATGTTAATATTGGTCAGTCAATGGCTGGCTCAATCCACATGTCGGCGACTGCTCTTTTACAGAAGGCGACCCAAATTGGTGCAACTGCTAGTAAGAACACCATTAGCTCCACCATGATGCATGGGAGCTTTACCTCTATAATGGCTGGGCCTGACCGGGCCTCTGGCTCAAGGCCTTATGGCCCGACGGAGGCCCATGGGCTGTTTGATCAGATGCAGCGGTCACAAGGCAAGCAGTCTCAGCTGGTTAGGATCAATGGAGGGATTACTAATCAGTTTTATGATCCTTCGGTGAATCATATCGGTTTGTTTAGACCTATCGGAATGCCGATGATTGGTCGTGATGATGGTTTATTGAGGAATGTGGAGCATGGTGGTGACGGTGGGCCGGGTGGGGGGCATGTGACGATGGTGGACTTCTTAGGTGTTGGAGAAGAGAGGAGTTTACATTGGCAAAAGCCACAACAAGCAATAGAATATGGCGGAATTGGTCATCAGCAAAGATTGGAGGTTTTCCATCCATTTCAGCATTAGATGGCCCATGGGCCTACAATCTAAGAGTTCAGGTGGTATTTTTACTGTGCTTGATTATAATTGCGGatctctctttatctctctctaTATTTGTGTGTTGTTTCATTTATGGGTGGTTTTAGTGAACTGCGGCATAGACCATGAGAGACGAAGTCTTTCTTAGGTGCAAGAGTATGAAGTATCATTGTGGATGGTTTGGAAATAATGTTACCGCTTCTTGAGTTATTGTTGCAAATTATGTTAGTTGATGGTAAAGCATCAAGTGTCACAAAGATCAATTCATATGGGATGAGTGCGTTTCAAAGTTAATGCACATATTTTCTTTGTTTTGGCATGCCTTGGACTCATGAAATCTCAAATGGGATTTCGGGTTCTCAATAGAGTTTTGGACTTAGGACATCTTTGTTATTTTGTTGGTGGAGAAATGAGGATAAAACAccctgcaatttttttttttttggaagatcgAATGCATATGCAATTTGGTCAGCTAAATGGGGAAGAGAAGAGGAAATTCAAACAGGAACTTCCATGCTGATCTTATTTACCCTTTTGTGATttgacataaaaaaaaatctgtttaAGAAGAAAACATAATCTATACCAATCAATGTTTgagctttttctaaaaagaataaaaaagataTTTAAAATATAGTTTTTAAGAAAATAGTCACTGCAgtaataatgaatgataattttgaattttcaggGACTCTTGATAAATGTGCATAATTAGTGTATGCACTATGGTCATTGTTTGGTCCTCATATTCtatgaataataattattatttgatgTTTCCATCGCACAtctaattgaaataatatttttattatatacatAATttggaaaaatattttgatctttgAATAGTAATATATAGCTAGTGAGATATTATAATCATAATCATTAAGGCTTTTTCTAATTATTTAGTGTcgactttatagatcttcattcatcaaatatttagatataaatttacttttaatatcattctaagtTTCTCCATATCTTTTCTCATAATCTTGttacctttctctctttttctcactaCCTTCAACACAAACTAAGATACCTTTGCTTATTGGAGCCTTCTTAGATATTCATTGCATGTATTCTTACAATCTCAATAAATCTTCCATCACTTTATCCTCAATCTGTAaagctccaatttttttttgatgggtaCAACTCCTATTTGTTTTTTGATTTATCCCTTTTAGTTTTACTATTCATCTATCTTAATATTTTCATTTCTATCACATGCAGTTTATTTACATGTACATTTTCAATACGCTTTAAGCTATGTGAACATGGTTGGCCTGTCAATTAAATTTTTCTTTTAAACTTCAAGGTATGCATTTGTCgtataatattttatatgtaCCTCTCTGCTTCATCCAACCAATCCTAATACtgttatatatattttatctttcttaaTTTTCTATAGCAAATCCCAAGTAATAAAACTGGTCACTCATAGTATTTCTTGGTCATTAACCTCAATTTGTATTATACATTCATTTCCATTTTTACTAAATTTACATTTTATCCACTTTATCTTTGTTCTATTAATCtttaaacttttattttctaaagtTTTCCTCCATAAATCCAAATTAATATTTAATCTTATTTTGTTTTCATTGACCTACATTATATTATCTAATATAGATTTAACCTCCACTAGGCAGAATAGTAgagattaaatccaaataaatattCAACCTCTGTAAGTCCAAAAGGCTAGTAACTTATTACATATGAATATAATATATCTCAcccaaaatcaattacatataaTGCATTTTATATATAAATGAGCTAGTTTGTGAGCTGAAAATAGATGAGTTGAGCCCACCTTGAGCTCCACTTGTTTAATAAACAAGCTCAAAAATTCAACTTGAGCTTGCTCATTCACAAAACAAGATAGTTGAGATTGAGCTTATTACAAGCTAAACATAAGACCAACTCATGAACAACTTGCTTATTTGATATCATTACTCTTAAGGatcttttataattaaataaaatgaaTAAACACTAATCCTAACCATCACTTTTATGCATACAAGAAGTATTTTGTCCAATGGCTAGTCATTCATTACACAAAAACATAATATATCTCACCCAAAGAATCAATAATATAATCTTCTTAtacataatatgatatattagataaaataaatattatatataaatgagCAGATTCACAAGTCCAAAATAAGTGAATTGAGATTAATTTGAGCTTGATACGTCTAATAAATGAGCTCAAAATTCTAGCTTGAGCTTGACTTATTTGCTAAATTAGAGAGTCGAGCACAAGCTAACTTCTGAGCCAAACATGATTAAACTTATAAACAATTTGTTAAATCAACATCTTTGCTTTTAAGTAGAGTCCTAATCATGCCAAATTGGATTGGAATAGGCATAATCTAAATGCAACCTATATTTAAATTTGGTCAAAAACATTAAATCTAAACCTAATCCAATTCTTTTTTGATGAAAGCCATATTAGTTataatattaatttgattaagctatcgAACTTTGCAAGTTATATTGGGTTGATAATAATTCCATTATAAACCACTATAGGCACATAAATTGCTTACCAATTATGCTATATgtatattatgaaaaaaaaataatagtatgtAACGTATAACAATATCCTATATGAGATTTGCAAGATAAccacatatatataattaataatatctCAATCTTTATATCTATTAAATGAAAAGGATAGAAAATTAGGCCTCCTTCCAAAATTTGTAAAAAAATTgaaaggattttttttaaaaaaaataaaaaataatttataagaatatgagtttttttataaaaaattattgattagaacGGTTCTATTATATATACCTTGAACTATTCAATAACgaactaatatatcatttaaaaagataaaattttttaattcaaaataataaaaattatgaattgatcaattataattaatcatgaaattttttatatttaaaatttttaattaaatttaaataataatataatttttttattaatatatgatgtgttaatttattattagatgattcaaattaatcaataattttctTTTCCATCCATTGACGTCGATCCAGCATGAAATGGCGGGAAAAAAAAATGGCGGAAAAAATGCCAAGCGGCGTGCGGACTCGTGTGTCCGTGTGACGTGGGTCGTGGAAATCGCGGAAAAGGAAACCTAGCGGCATGTGATTCTCAGCGTCATGCGGACTCTTCCAACCATGTCACATGGGTCCCACGTGAAATCGGGGCAGAATTGGGTGCCAGGTGACTTGGACATTAGAAGTAGCGTTCATCGTGAAATGCTTAAATATTACCGTATACACACAAAAGTCGCCACAAATTGGACCATCACTTGAAAGTTCCATGAAAGGGCGACACCAAGTCACCGACAacaagaagttttttttttttttccttttaataagCAAAAGAGCTAGAAGCTTTCCTTCCCGAGAAAATTTACGCAGATGAAAACCAACCAGCGTAGACCAACgcatctaatctaatctaatatatataatataaaataaaaacctCTCAATAGAGAAGTCTCCACATAAtacataaaatattaaaaaaaataaaaaaaattatatattctagcatacgaaaaaaaaaatttaataaaaatctcACGTACGAAAGAGATGGACTCCTGATGAAGCTCGTCTCCTCCTCCGTGTTTGATCAGAAGAGAAATTTCAATCTCGATCAAACTTCGATAATAACCTTAGACTCGAGGCTATAAAGCCTCCGGTCATCTCCCTCAAATCTTCCAACTAATCGTCAGTGAAAACGTGAGATTAGAGGGCTTTCCGTAAGCTTTTCTGACGAGCCACCTTTATTAGATCTAAGGTATCTCCTCTTCCCTTTCCCAAACCCTACATGACTTTTGATGGCTGGATTTAGCCGCCGGCGATATTCTAACCGCAGATgacattcttttcttctttcttcctcctctattttttattttatttttctattttctgatcgaGACTCCATTATATCCCACAAAAGGGATTTGAAGAGGGGAGGTCGGAGATCGACGGTCAAGGGAGGTGGGTCGTGGATAGGGGTGGCAAACGGATCGGATCGGTAATAAACGGATCGAATCATAAATGGGTCGGGTCAGAAAATGGTCAATCCAAAtccaacctgtttattaaacggatcaaaattcaaatatgaacccgacctgtttattaaataggtaacccGATCCGACTCATTTAatccgtttattaaataggtcaaattaggtaaaatgagttaaacaggttaaacggatcaagttaaatggattaaaaatatgttaaacaggttttaaacggattaaatggatcttaaatagattaaacagattaaatagatcggattaaatggatcagaaataggttaaacaggttaaataggttaaatgagttatctgactcaatccaacttaaatattaaatggattaaacagatcggatatttaaaattcatattcgaTTCAATTATTAAACGAATTAAATAGATCGATCTATTTACGATCgaatctatttaatctaaatttaaatttatttatgatgaatcgaATATGAATCAGATTGGATTATATTTTGTCAGCCCTAATCGTGGATCCCCTCGGGAAAGCTGGAACCGGAACCAGATTCAGAACTTGAGGCGGAGGTGGAGCTGTCTTCGTTGGCGGCGGTGAGGCCGTGGAATACGAGGACGAGAGGAAAGCAAGAAAGAAGGGGGTTCgttggagggagggagggaagacGGAAAGCAACTGAGGGTTGTGGGGGAGGAACAGGGCGAGGCGGAGCAGCGGGACGATGATCGACGCCTTGATCTGCTGCCACACCAGCCCCATCTGCTCCATGATGTCATCCCGAGCCCTCTGGAATGCTCCGGGATCAGCGCCATCGACGATACCGTCCCCATGATCTCTCtccggaggaggaggaaggggaaagaagagattGGAAATGGCCGTCGGGGAAAATAATGAGGCTCGAGAGGGTGGGAAAGAGATGGGGAGGTTGTGACCGGTTGATGTCAGTGGAGGAGGGGGAAGGTCCGAAGGAGAGAGGAGGGGATGGAGAGTGTAGCAGCTAACAACCAAA contains these protein-coding regions:
- the LOC105045261 gene encoding protein indeterminate-domain 7-like — protein: MTNITGDGGSFSFRTNTGKDEVHQHHQQQQLHHHIRHGMSAAGANSSVSTSQLPPPPIKKKRNLPGTPDPTAEVIALSPKTLMATNRFICEICHKGFQRDQNLQLHRRCHNLPWKLRPQTSIKIRKRVYVCPEPTCVHHNPSRALGDLTGIKKHYCRKHGEKKWNCGKCSKKYAVQSDWKAHSKICGTREYKCDCGTIFSRRESFITHRVFCDALVQENKLNQPLMVTMTSSLQGQAPNLIMPINTNAIPIGLSSLSHNDVKSPPLRTLSSNLLPTSFQYVDMAETFYSPRIIPSSSLRLSGSGPMAFNELGDVNIGQSMAGSIHMSATALLQKATQIGATASKNTISSTMMHGSFTSIMAGPDRASGSRPYGPTEAHGLFDQMQRSQGKQSQLVRINGGITNQFYDPSVNHIGLFRPIGMPMIGRDDGLLRNVEHGGDGGPGGGHVTMVDFLGVGEERSLHWQKPQQAIEYGGIGHQQRLEVFHPFQH